A stretch of the Nicotiana tabacum cultivar K326 chromosome 6, ASM71507v2, whole genome shotgun sequence genome encodes the following:
- the LOC107820625 gene encoding uncharacterized protein LOC107820625, whose amino-acid sequence MISAYYAGGSIFAFPNMLRSTFTPIFTAFPSKAKHRNYSNTIITAISKPPQTVRQNAAVENTFLQQHNPTSAYVHLPFCRRRCHYCDFPIVALGSSSPQADDDPRILNYIDFLCREIKATLTPSNHKSPLETVFFGGGTPSLVPPRLVSVVLDTLDSKFGVCSDAEISIEMDPGTFDAAKLKDLMKLGVNRVSLGVQAFQEELLKSCGRAHGVQEIHEAIDIVGSCGVENWSVDLISSLPHQKPHMWEESLSLTIQAKPTHVSVYDLQVEQDTKFGSLYTAGEFPLPSENQSAEFYKMASEMLRNAGYEHYEISSYCKSGYQCKHNYTYWINKSFYAFGLGSASYLNGVRFSRPRKLKDYMGYVQNLENGLVNCCQDSKVDAQDIATDVVMLSLRTARGIDLKSFSKAFGSSTVLSLCEVYKPHIESGHVVCLDEQRRKIDAEEFRSLLSEGDKVNEVLAYIRLSDPDGFLLSNELISLAFNVLAP is encoded by the exons ATGATTAGTGCTTATTATGCTGGAGGCTCTATTTTTGCCTTCCCAAACATGCTGAGATCAACGTTCACTCCTATATTCACGGCCTTTCCCTCTAAGGCCAAACACCGCAACTATTCCAACACAATTATCACTGCAATATCAAAACCCCCACAAACTGTTCGACAAAATGCCGCAGTAGAAAATACATTCCTGCAACAGCATAACCCAACGTCAGCTTACGTTCACCTCCCTTTCTGCCGAAGACGCTGTCACTACTGCGACTTCCCTATCGTCGCTCTCGGCTCATCTTCACCTCAGGCTGATGACGACCCGCGAATTCTTAACTACATTGATTTTCTCTGCAGAGAAATTAAAGCCACCCTAACACCTTCTAACCACAAGTCACCTCTCGAAACTGTATTTTTTGGTGGAGGGACACCTTCACTTGTGCCACCAAGATTAGTATCTGTAGTCCTGGACACACTGGACTCTAAATTTGGTGTGTGTTCCGATGCTGAAATTTCAATAGAAATGGACCCTGGTACATTTGATGCTgcaaagttgaaagatttgatgAAGTTGGGTGTTAATAGAGTTTCTCTAGGAGTTCAGGCATTCCAGGAGGAATTGCTTAAGAGTTGTGGGAGAGCTCATGGCGTACAGGAAATTCATGAGGCTATTGACATTGTTGGATCATGTGGTGTTGAGAATTGGAGTGTGGACCTTATATCTTCACTTCCTCATCAGAAGCCACATATGTGGGAAGAAAGCTTGAGCCTCACCATTCAAGCAAAGCCTACACATGTTTCAGTTTACGATTTACAAGTTGAACAAGATACGAAGTTTGGATCTTT ATATACAGCTGGAGAATTCCCTCTGCCTTCTGAAAATCAATCTGCTGAGTTTTACAAAATGGCCTCTGAAATGCTAAGAAATGCTGGTTATGAGCACTATGAGATAAGTAGCTACTGCAAAAGTGGTTATCAATGCAAGCACAATTATACATACTGGATAAACAAATCTTTTTACGCTTTTGGACTGGGGTCAGCCAGTTATCTTAATGGAGTAAGGTTTTCAAGGCCAAGGAAGCTGAAAGATTACATGggttatgtgcaaaatttggagaATGGACTAGTGAATTGTTGCCAGGACAGTAAAGTAGACGCTCAAGACATAGCGACGGATGTTGTTATGCTGTCTCTGAGAACTGCTAGAGGGATAGATTTGAAGTCATTTAGCAAAGCTTTTGGAAGCTCAACTGTTCTTTCCCTTTGTGAGGTCTATAAGCCTCATATTGAGAGTGGGCATGTTGTCTGTTTGGATGAGCAGAGGAGGAAAATCGACGCAGAAGAATTCAGATCTTTGTTATCTGAAGGGGACAAGGTTAATGAGGTATTGGCATATATCAGGCTTAGTGACCCTGATGGTTTCCTGTTATCTAATGAGTTAATATCCCTCGCGTTCAATGTGTTAGCTCCATAA